In Streptantibioticus cattleyicolor NRRL 8057 = DSM 46488, a genomic segment contains:
- a CDS encoding inorganic phosphate transporter: MDHITLLVGVVIVTALVFDFTNGFHDTANAMATTISTGAMKPRAAVAMAAVLNLAGAFLSVQVAKTISGGIIDEKAGVHPEVIFAGLIGAIVWNLVTWLAGLPSSSSHALFGGLIGATLASVGVHGVHADAIVMKVLIPAVASPLIAGIASALATRATYRIGRGADPAATAKGYRAGQIASAGLVSLAHGTSDGQKTMGVITLALVTGGLVAPHADPPLWVIVAAGAAMALGTYVGGWRIIRTLGKGLTDIQPQQGFAAQTGAATVILASSHLGFALSTTHVCSGAVLGAGVGRKGAVVRWGTAGRMAASWVITLPAAGLVASGAALLSEQGTWGVIVVGAIGLAVGLAAWLVSQRKPVDHTNVNDVAPVAEPAAEAAEEGFDPFAPAVAPVAPLTAVLPAPAASVPPVVPAAPAAAQKEALL, encoded by the coding sequence ATGGACCACATCACGTTGCTCGTCGGAGTCGTGATCGTCACCGCGCTCGTGTTCGACTTCACGAACGGCTTCCACGACACCGCCAACGCCATGGCGACCACCATCTCCACCGGGGCGATGAAGCCGAGAGCGGCCGTGGCGATGGCCGCGGTGCTCAACCTGGCCGGGGCGTTCCTGTCGGTGCAGGTCGCCAAGACCATCTCGGGCGGCATCATCGACGAGAAGGCCGGGGTGCACCCGGAAGTGATCTTCGCCGGGCTGATCGGCGCGATCGTGTGGAACCTGGTGACCTGGCTGGCCGGGCTGCCGTCCAGTTCCTCGCACGCCCTGTTCGGCGGGTTGATCGGGGCCACCTTGGCCTCGGTGGGCGTCCACGGGGTGCACGCCGACGCGATCGTGATGAAGGTGCTGATCCCGGCGGTGGCCTCCCCGCTGATCGCCGGGATCGCCTCGGCGCTGGCCACCCGGGCGACCTACCGGATCGGGCGCGGCGCGGACCCGGCGGCCACCGCCAAGGGTTACCGGGCCGGGCAGATCGCCTCGGCCGGGCTGGTCTCGCTGGCCCACGGCACCAGCGACGGGCAGAAGACGATGGGCGTGATCACCCTGGCGCTGGTGACCGGCGGCCTGGTGGCGCCGCACGCCGACCCGCCGCTGTGGGTGATCGTGGCGGCCGGTGCCGCCATGGCGCTGGGTACGTACGTCGGCGGCTGGCGGATCATCCGCACCCTGGGCAAGGGGCTCACCGACATCCAGCCGCAGCAGGGCTTCGCCGCCCAGACCGGGGCCGCGACGGTGATCCTCGCCTCGTCCCACCTGGGCTTCGCGCTCTCCACCACGCACGTGTGCTCCGGCGCGGTGCTCGGGGCCGGGGTCGGCCGCAAGGGCGCCGTGGTGCGGTGGGGCACGGCCGGCCGGATGGCCGCCTCCTGGGTGATCACGCTGCCCGCCGCCGGGCTCGTGGCGTCCGGCGCCGCCCTCCTGTCCGAGCAGGGCACCTGGGGCGTGATCGTGGTCGGCGCGATCGGGCTGGCGGTGGGGCTGGCCGCGTGGCTGGTCTCACAGCGCAAGCCGGTGGACCACACCAACGTCAACGACGTGGCGCCGGTGGCGGAGCCCGCCGCCGAAGCCGCCGAGGAGGGCTTCGACCCGTTCGCCCCGGCCGTGGCGCCCGTCGCGCCGCTGACGGCCGTGCTGCCGGCGCCGGCGGCCTCCGTTCCCCCCGTGGTCCCGGCCGCCCCGGCCGCCGCACAGAAGGAAGCGCTGCTGTGA